GTCGAGGTAGAAGCTCCAGAAGGAGTCCGTGCCGAGCCCGAGGAGCGCCCCGCCGAGGAGCTTCGCGACCGAACGGTGCGTCGCGATGACGATGCGTTCACCCCTGTGTTCCTCGACCAGTCCGAGGGCGCGAGAGAGAGCGCGGCCCCTGACATCGTCGAGGGTCTCGCCGCCGGGAATGCGGAGCCGGGCGGGGTCGTTCACCCATGTGTCCCACAGCTCGGGCGATTCGCTTCGGACGACCTCCTTCGGACGCCCCTGCCAGACTCCCAGATCGAAGTTGTGGAACGCCTCGTCGACAATGACCTCGACCCCGTGGCGCCTCGCTATCGCGGCGCCCGTGTCGAGGGCACGCGACAGCGGGCTCGAGAAGACGGCCGCCACCGGTTTTCCGGAGAGCGCCTCGGCGGCCGCCTCTGCCTGAAGGCGGCCCCGGTCGTTCAGCGGGACGTCGAGTCGGCCGCGGAAGACGCCGTCCCTGTTCAGCTCCGTTTCGCCGTGACGCACGATGACGAGCTCGGTCACACCGACTCCTTCAGAGGTCTTCGGGATGGTCTACCGTCTCCCGGGCGGGAACAGATGTCTCAGAGCACGGGGAAAGCGCGCGGCCCAGGCCCTCTCGTTGTGCACCGCGCCCTCGTCCTCGACGTATCCCAGGGAGCCGGGAAGCGTGAGACCGTGCTCGATGAGCGCGTCACGCATACGGCGGTGCTGCTCGATGATGTCGGGGATCCCGTCGCCGTTGGAGTCGCCCGGGTACTCGGCCGTCCCCATGTCGATCCAGACACGCGCGCCGGGGGGCGCGTCGTTCGACTCGACGAAGTCGAGGATGTGCCCGTTGGCCCACCCGTACGATGTCGACATTGCGCCGACGCGGGTGAAGACACCGGGATACTGCCATGCCGTGTAGAGCGATGCCAGGCCGCCGAACGACGACCCCATGATACCTGTGTGGGCCGCGCCCGTCATCGTCCTGTAGTTCCCGTCGATGAAGGGCTTGACCTCCTCGACCAGGAATCGCGCGTAGAGATCACCCCCGCCCCCGCCCCGCGCCCTGTCGGGCACGGGCGTGTACTCGAAGGCACGCTGGCTCGTGTTCTCCACGCCGACAACGATCAGCGGTGCCACCGCGCCGTCGCGGACCATCCTGAGAACGGTCTCGTCGACGTTCCACTCGACGCCGATGAACGATGTGGCGGCGTCGAAGAGGTTCTGTCCGTCGTGCATGTAGAGCACGGGATAGCGGGCGTCCGGGGCCTCGTCGTACCCCGGAGGCAGCAGAACGAGCAGCGTCCTGCTGTTGCCCAGGGCTTCTGAGCGGAACTCCCGATGGTAGCGAAGGTCGCCGACGACCGTGTGGCGGTCGCGCCCCGGCGCGAAGTCCTTCCACGCCTCGACCTCCACCTCGACGGTCTCGTCACCCACGACCGAGAGCGCACGGTCGGTGACGGGACCGAAGTCGGCCCCTCTCTCGACGGTGTCCCACGTCCCCCGCGTGATCTGGTACCTGAGATCGAGTCCGGGCGGGAGAATGATGGTGATAGCGAAGAGCCGGTCGTCTATGCGACCGAGCTCGACCTTGCCGGGGTCCCACGGGCCGAGAGCGTCGATGTTCCCCGTGATGTAGACGCCGGCGTCCGGCGGCGTGCCCTCCGGTACGCGAACTCTGAAGGTGACCATGGCCTCTCTCGCAATCGCCGGGCCCGGCGCCGCGGCCGCCAGAAGCGCCGCGAGAACCAGCGCCACGTACCCTGCTCTCATGTGTCGCATGAAACCTCCCGGAACGAGCATACCCCGGAGTCGGCGCCGGCCGCAACCGGCGGGGTCTCTGTGGAAAGACCGCGCGCCCCGTGGCCGTCCCGCGCCCGAGCGGCGTTTGGAGGCCTGCGGGTGCGGCTGTATACTGCGTCAGGGTCGAGCGAGGCCCCTTCCCGACGACCACACACCAGGGAGAAGACGATGTCAGACAGCGTGAAGCTCCCCGAACCGAGGACCGACGACGGCCCGCCCATCTGGTCGACCGTCCGCGACCGACGCTCGAGCAGGGACTACAGCGATGAACCGATGTCGCTCGAGAACCTCTCGCAGCTTCTCTGGTCGACCCACGGCGTCACGGGGCGACGCGGCGGACACGCGTTCCGGACGTCGCCGTCCGCGGGCGCCTGCTATCCGATCGATGCCTACGTTGTCGCGAATCGCGTGCGGGGCCTGCCGGCCGGGCTCTACAGGTACCTCGTCGGAAGCCACGAGCTCGTTCTCATGCGGGACGGCGAGATCGGCCCCGAGGTCACGAGAGCGGCGGTGGGACAGCGCATGTGCGAACTCGCCGCGGTGAGCTTCATCTGGACGGCCGTCGTGCCGCGGACGACGGGGCGCTACGGCGAGCGCGGTCACAGATACCTCTTCCTCGACGCCGGACACGTCGGCCAGAACCTCTACCTCGCTGCGACGGCGCTCGGTCTCGGGGTCTGTACGATCGCGGCGTTCGACGACGACGCGATGAACGAGATCGTCGGCGCCGACGGGAAGATCGAGACGACCGTCTACGCCGCGGTGGCGGGGCCGGTCACGTAGTTCCGTCTCGCGCTCCGTCAGATGTCCTCGATGGCCAGCACCAGAGCGAAGGCCAGGACGGCGGCGATCCCCGTCCCCCAACCGAAGTATGCCCGGGTCGTGAGCTCGAGGTCGCTGACGGCTTCGGGCGGCACGGACTGCCTCACCAACACATCGAAGTCACGGACCAGGACTGCCGTTCCCAGCACACGCCCCCCGGACTCAACGAAGTCGGTTCCACCGCTCCTGACGACGACGAGGTCGTCGCTCTTCGGTATTTCCCGGTCTACGAGAAGCGCGCCGTCCCTCATTCCGACCAGCGTGCCCCCGTACGAGATGCTGTCGGCGACCGTCACATTGACCGGCACGCCGATGCGGTCCTCGAAGCGCGCGCCGGGGCCTGCGCAGCCGGAGAGCACCGCGACGATGGTCACGGCCGCCGCGATACGGGCGACCGTCCTGAACGTTGACTTCCCGGTCATGGCATCACCCCTGAACGAGCAGGCCGAGCAGGAGGCCGACCGCCGGCCCGGCTATCTGACTGATGAGCGTCCCGAGCGTCACATCCCGACGACTGCGGGCGAAGTCCGCTTCGGCGATGCTGTGAAGCGGCAACGTTCTCCGGACGGTCGCCTGCACCCTTCCCTCGGAGGTCCTCGATACATCGAGCAGTCGGCCCTCGACCTCGGCGCCGTCGACGACGACGCGCCTGTCGTCCGGCATGCCGTCGATCGAGACGCCTCCTCCCTCGGTGTAGACCGCATCCACGACGAGGTCGATCCGGGTGAGCGAGACGACACGACCGTTCAGCGTCTCCCCGTCCGACATGATCAGCCGGACCTCGACCTCGCCGCCCTCCTCGGCAAGCCGCGCGGCGGGCGTTCTGCGGGCGCACCCGGCCAACAGAAGAAGAGCAACGAGCAGGAGGACTTCGAACAGGAGAATGCGTCTCACGACGACCCTCCCTTCTTCAGATGGGCGTTCATCTCGCTGACCAGCGCGTCGACGTCCTCGATGCCGTTCCGGCGCGCGAGGTCCTCCAACGTCCCCCAGAACGGCTCGCCGCAGACGAGACACGGCAGCCCGCGTTCGATGAGGAACGTATTGGCTTCCGGGGCTTTCTCCAGAAGCTCCTCGATGGTCACGTCCTTCGTGAATCCCGCCATGGTACCTCCTCGCGAAGCCGTCCGGTCTCTCAGAGAGACCGTACTGCCGCAGGGCGGCGCGTTCAAGTCTGATGAGAGGCCCGAAAACCCTTGTCGGAGACGCGGCGGCGGGAGTAGATTCCGGGACGAGGCTTCTCGAACGGAGCGTTGGTATGCCTGATGTGAACGGACGACAGACCCACTGGCAGGTTCTCACGGCCCTCGCGGCCGTCCTGGCGCCCGTGGCGGCCGTCCTCTGGCTCGGCCTCACACTGTCGGCCGACTGCGCCCCGTTTCACCTGGCGCTCGTCAAGATCATCTTCACGATCGCCGTCGTGCTCACGGGCCTCGCCGGCGTACGCTGGAGCACGGCCTCCGGCATCACCCTGCTCGGAGAGGCCGCTCTCATCGTCGTCTGGGTCGCCCTCAAGCTGGACGACTACTCCCCCTACGGAGCACTGAGGACACTCTTCCTCCTGGCCGTCCCCGTGGGGATCAGCGGCGTGATCTTCGTGCTGGCCGGCGGCATGAGGGCCGGTACGTGGCCACCGAGGAATCGCCGCGAGCCCTGAGGGCCGGGGTCGCCAGGCGGGTCCCGTCGTTGGCGATGTCACCGGGAACGATCTCCTCTGCGTCCGGTTCCCCCGACGAGCAGCTCCTCCACATCGTCGAGCATTCTCTCCACGCCGAACCGGGACCGCGCACGTTCCCGCGCGGCCCCACCGAGTCGCTCCGCCAGTTCATCGTCGCTGAGCACGCGCTCGATGGCGGTTGCCAGCGCCTCGACATCCTCCGGAGGAACGACCAGGGCCTCACGACCGGGTCTCACCGCCTCGGCCG
This genomic stretch from Candidatus Effluviviaceae Genus V sp. harbors:
- a CDS encoding DUF1858 domain-containing protein, with amino-acid sequence MAGFTKDVTIEELLEKAPEANTFLIERGLPCLVCGEPFWGTLEDLARRNGIEDVDALVSEMNAHLKKGGSS
- a CDS encoding histidine phosphatase family protein encodes the protein MPKTSEGVGVTELVIVRHGETELNRDGVFRGRLDVPLNDRGRLQAEAAAEALSGKPVAAVFSSPLSRALDTGAAIARRHGVEVIVDEAFHNFDLGVWQGRPKEVVRSESPELWDTWVNDPARLRIPGGETLDDVRGRALSRALGLVEEHRGERIVIATHRSVAKLLGGALLGLGTDSFWSFYLDNAGYSIFGHGKRGFVLLTWNEAAHLGERVVELF
- a CDS encoding SagB/ThcOx family dehydrogenase, yielding MVAKVADDRVAVAPRREVLPRLDLHLDGLVTHDRERTVGDGTEVGPSLDGVPRPPRDLVPEIESGRENDGDSEEPVVYATELDLAGVPRAESVDVPRDVDAGVRRRALRYANSEGDHGLSRNRRARRRGRQKRRENQRHVPCSHVSHETSRNEHTPESAPAATGGVSVERPRAPWPSRARAAFGGLRVRLYTASGSSEAPSRRPHTREKTMSDSVKLPEPRTDDGPPIWSTVRDRRSSRDYSDEPMSLENLSQLLWSTHGVTGRRGGHAFRTSPSAGACYPIDAYVVANRVRGLPAGLYRYLVGSHELVLMRDGEIGPEVTRAAVGQRMCELAAVSFIWTAVVPRTTGRYGERGHRYLFLDAGHVGQNLYLAATALGLGVCTIAAFDDDAMNEIVGADGKIETTVYAAVAGPVT